From Mya arenaria isolate MELC-2E11 chromosome 12, ASM2691426v1, the proteins below share one genomic window:
- the LOC128210206 gene encoding pyrokinin-1 receptor-like, whose translation MKNDMYLNMSRNNMSQNVLDELNDRYATTLLPLTIVLGVFGIVGIFGNIFVFIVYGCGKKFKDRKFRYFVVSLGLIDFLTCLTLIPAEILKHRTYFNFTERHLCKMKCFMNVFAAAGASYCLMLVAVDRYILTGRPMVCKKVPKISHTWAWRLCLIMLLMAVLTSIPAGVLCGSTYDVNTDVSVNVTAEIYACESEPYFEDGISRYVYRIFLSVIQILISLLMIVLYARIGHTVLQAMKIREARDPHDMQMYDYRAHWKPRPKNGGQQLGTPMCGPHRQDHQHHHHHHQFPANIKLLFIVTVVFIVTYVLYLALSWIDQKQLTQTQFLVLSMFYRSYFIHSIINPILYLKMDKHFRGKCRRFMKSLFCVEKLRRVCRRY comes from the coding sequence ATGAAAAACgacatgtatttgaatatgaGCAGAAATAATATGTCACAAAATGTATTGGATGAATTAAATGATCGGTATGCAACAACGCTTTTACCACTTACTATTGTCCTTGGTGTTTTTGGAATTGTCGGaatatttggaaatatatttgtgttcattGTTTATGGATGCGGCAAGAAATTTAAGGATAGAAAATTCAGGTACTTTGTGGTATCATTGGGTTTAATAGACTTTCTGACTTGCTTAACACTGATACCAGCCGAAATTCTAAAACACCGGACCTATTTCAATTTTACGGAACGTCACTTGTGCAAGATGAAATGTTTCATGAATGTTTTTGCAGCTGCCGGAGCGTCTTACTGTTTGATGTTGGTGGCCGTCGACAGATATATTCTGACCGGTCGACCCATGGTGTGTAAGAAAGTTCCCAAGATTTCACATACCTGGGCTTGGCGTCTctgtttaattatgttattgATGGCTGTCCTCACATCAATACCCGCGGGGGTGCTATGTGGAAGTACGTATGACGTCAATACCGACGTGTCCGTGAACGTTACCGCTGAAATCTACGCTTGTGAAAGTGAACCGTATTTTGAGGACGGGATATCTCGTTACGTATATAGGATATTTCTCAGTGTCATACAGATTTTAATTAGTCTGCTGATGATAGTTTTGTACGCGAGGATAGGACACACAGTACTTCAAGCAATGAAGATTCGCGAAGCCCGAGACCCGCATGACATGCAGATGTACGACTACCGCGCCCACTGGAAGCCACGTCCCAAGAATGGCGGACAACAGCTCGGAACGCCAATGTGCGGGCCGCATCGCCAAGatcaccagcatcatcaccatcatcatcaatttCCGGCCAATATTAAGCTGCTTTTTATTGTCactgttgtgtttattgtgACGTATGTATTGTATTTAGCACTCTCTTGGATAGATCAGAAACAATTAACACAGACTCAGTTCTTGGTATTGTCCATGTTTTATAGAAGTTACTTTATTCACAGTATCATAAACCCAATTCTGTATCTTAAAATGGATAAACATTTTAGGGGAAAATGTCGGAGATTTATGAAGAGCCTTTTTTGTGTTGAGAAATTACGTCGAGTATGTCGTAGATATTAA